One Nicotiana sylvestris chromosome 12, ASM39365v2, whole genome shotgun sequence genomic window carries:
- the LOC104227228 gene encoding uncharacterized protein isoform X1 gives MAEREIPCKSCEFPSRGRERELVEEEECMDEEEVDDSNDSDESDGAIIYDSDDSDFDIVDGPNADRKVWNQYYREWNESEGFDISVHPGASFMAPIAQLRSYLKNPKEKQIYTELCNLAIGIFNSQNAKNYELVEIVKVNHHLLLGRGFISLFKPGILMMR, from the exons ATGGCGGAGCGGGAGATCCCTTGTAAATCTTGCGAATTTCCTTCTCGCGGGAGGGAACGAGAACTGGTAGAGGAAGAGGAGTGTATGGATGAAGAAGAAGTTGATGATTCAAATGATTCCGACGAAAGCGACGGCGCTATAATCTACGACTCCGACGATTCTGATTTTGACATTGTGGACGGTCCCAATGCGGATCGCAAGGTCTGGAACCAGTATTATCGGGAGTGGAATGAGAGCGAG GGTTTTGATATCTCCGTCCACCCAGGTGCTTCTTTTATGGCTCCAATTGCGCAACTACGGAGTTACCTGAAGAATCCAAAAGAAAAACAGATATACACTGAGCTGTGCAACTTGGCAATTGGAATTTTCAATTCTCAGAAT GCTAAAAATTATGAGTTGGTGGAAATTGTGAAGGTAAACCATCATTTGCTGCTGGGACGTGGTTTTATTTCACTTTTCAAGCCAGGGATACTGATGATGCGGTAA
- the LOC104227228 gene encoding uncharacterized protein isoform X2: protein MAEREIPCKSCEFPSRGRERELVEEEECMDEEEVDDSNDSDESDGAIIYDSDDSDFDIVDGPNADRKVWNQYYREWNESEGFDISVHPGASFMAPIAQLRSYLKNPKEKQIYTELCNLAIGIFNSQNVNHHLLLGRGFISLFKPGILMMR from the exons ATGGCGGAGCGGGAGATCCCTTGTAAATCTTGCGAATTTCCTTCTCGCGGGAGGGAACGAGAACTGGTAGAGGAAGAGGAGTGTATGGATGAAGAAGAAGTTGATGATTCAAATGATTCCGACGAAAGCGACGGCGCTATAATCTACGACTCCGACGATTCTGATTTTGACATTGTGGACGGTCCCAATGCGGATCGCAAGGTCTGGAACCAGTATTATCGGGAGTGGAATGAGAGCGAG GGTTTTGATATCTCCGTCCACCCAGGTGCTTCTTTTATGGCTCCAATTGCGCAACTACGGAGTTACCTGAAGAATCCAAAAGAAAAACAGATATACACTGAGCTGTGCAACTTGGCAATTGGAATTTTCAATTCTCAGAAT GTAAACCATCATTTGCTGCTGGGACGTGGTTTTATTTCACTTTTCAAGCCAGGGATACTGATGATGCGGTAA
- the LOC104227226 gene encoding metacaspase-9 — MEKVGKKLAVLVGCNYENTHYRLHGCHNDVIAMRDVLVNRFGFDSQRIELLMDKPGRPVMPTGVNIKKALNKMVDQAETGDVLYFHFSGHGTLIGKKKQDEAIIPLDFNYITNIDIRKIVNRVPEGATITIVSDSCHSGGLIDKEKEQIGPSHKPINQVEGKTIQSSQSCKPKFIPHETVLEHLTSLTNINTSDIGTHMLQLFGNEASLLFCLPQMELDLLKPLKQDEGILLSGCQANEECQDVGGSENENQAYGAFSHAVIAVLKKHSGPLSNKELVLMSRDVLKNDEHIETQHPCLYCSDENAEAVFLSQG; from the exons ATGGAGAAAGTTGGTAAAAAACTGGCAGTTCTAGTTGGCTGCAACTATGAAAACACACATTACAGGTTACATGGATGCCATAATGATGTTATAGCCATGAGAGATGTGCTCGTGAATCGATTCGGGTTCGATTCACAGCGCATTGAACTGTTAATGGATAAACCAGGAAGGCCAGTGATGCCTACTGGAGTTAATATCAAGAAAGCACTTAACAAGATGGTTGATCAAGCTGAAACAGGAGATGTTTTGTACTTCCATTTTAGTGGCCATGGAACATTGATTGGAAAGAAGAAACAAGACGAAGCCATCATTCCACTTGACTTCAATTATATCACTA ATATAGACATTCGAAAAATAGTGAATCGCGTACCAGAAGGAGCAACCATCACTATCGTTTCAGATTCTTGCCATAGCGGAGGCCTAATTGACAAAGAGAAAGAGCAAATTGGACCATCCCATAAGCCGATAAACCAAGTAGAGGGAAAAACCATTCAATCATCACAATCTTGCAAGCCTAAATTCATTCCTCATGAAACTGTCTTGGAACATCTCACATCCTTAACAAACATAAATACCTCAGATATTGGAACACATATGTTACAACTCTTCGGAAATGAAGCTAGTCTTCTATTTTGTTTGCCCCAAATGGAGTTGGATTTGTTGAAGCCTCTTAAACAAGATGAGGGCATTTTATTAAGTGGTTGTCAAGCTAATGAGGAATGTCAAGATGTAGGAGGAAGTGAAAATGAAAACCAAGCTTATGGGGCATTTAGCCATGCAGTTATAGCTGTGTTGAAGAAACATTCTGGACCTCTTAGTAACAAAGAGCTGGTCTTAATGTCAAGGGATGTTCTGAAAAATGATGAACATATTGAGACTCAACATCCTTGTCTATATTGCAGCGATGAGAATGCTGAAGCAGTTTTCTTGAGCCAAGGCTAA